The bacterium genome includes a region encoding these proteins:
- the gcvPB gene encoding aminomethyl-transferring glycine dehydrogenase subunit GcvPB — MSEPLVFELSSEGRKSFSIPPIDVPQRNADEFIPENLIRKKKANLPELSELEVIRHFVHLSNLNHHIEKGFYPLGSCTMKYNPVINETLSGIEGFTNLHPFQREDTAKGALQIMGELGDYLCELSGMDSITMQPCAGAHGELTGIKIIRAYHESNGNPRKKIILPDSSHGTNPATAAISGYDIVQIKSTDKGLVDLEDLKSHLDEDVAAFMLTNPNTLGLFESQVSEISKLLKDVGALFYMDGANLNALFGVVRPGDIGFDVLHFNLHKTFSTPHGGGGPGSGPVAVKDFLKDFLPAPVVVKKGGGYAFDDNRPKSIGKVQGFYGNFLVMVKAYIYIRMLGSRGLKNVSKNAILNANYILKSLDKYYELPFKRFAMHECVFSGDWQKEKGVKTLDIAKRLLDYGIHAPTVYFPLIVHEALMIEPTETESKESLDAFIDAMIRIAKEAEENPEIVTSAPKTTPVSRLDEGLAARNLNIKYEFGD; from the coding sequence ATGTCCGAACCACTGGTTTTTGAATTAAGTTCCGAAGGTAGAAAATCATTTTCTATTCCGCCAATAGACGTACCGCAGAGAAATGCAGATGAATTTATTCCTGAAAATCTTATTCGTAAAAAGAAAGCCAATCTGCCTGAATTAAGCGAACTTGAAGTAATACGTCATTTTGTACATCTATCAAACCTTAATCACCATATTGAAAAAGGATTTTATCCTCTTGGATCATGTACAATGAAGTATAATCCTGTTATTAATGAAACACTTTCCGGAATTGAAGGATTTACAAACCTTCATCCGTTTCAGCGTGAAGATACTGCAAAAGGTGCTTTGCAGATTATGGGAGAATTAGGCGATTATCTCTGTGAATTGTCCGGTATGGATTCTATTACAATGCAGCCATGTGCAGGCGCTCACGGAGAATTGACTGGAATAAAAATTATCAGGGCCTATCATGAATCAAACGGGAATCCGAGAAAAAAGATAATCCTTCCGGATTCATCTCACGGTACAAATCCGGCAACTGCGGCAATCTCAGGTTATGATATAGTTCAAATAAAATCAACTGATAAAGGTCTGGTTGATCTTGAAGACCTGAAATCTCATCTTGATGAAGATGTTGCAGCATTTATGCTTACAAATCCAAACACACTCGGCCTGTTTGAATCACAGGTCAGTGAAATATCAAAACTTCTTAAAGATGTCGGAGCATTATTCTACATGGACGGCGCTAATTTAAATGCTTTATTCGGAGTTGTACGTCCTGGAGATATTGGTTTTGATGTTTTGCATTTTAATCTTCATAAAACATTCTCCACTCCGCATGGCGGGGGAGGGCCAGGAAGCGGCCCCGTTGCAGTAAAAGACTTTTTAAAGGATTTTTTGCCTGCGCCTGTTGTTGTTAAAAAGGGTGGAGGGTATGCTTTTGATGATAACCGGCCGAAATCTATTGGTAAAGTTCAGGGGTTCTACGGTAATTTTCTTGTAATGGTAAAAGCGTATATTTATATCAGAATGCTTGGCTCTCGAGGATTAAAAAATGTTAGCAAAAATGCAATCCTCAATGCAAATTATATTTTAAAAAGCCTTGATAAATATTACGAGCTTCCTTTTAAGCGTTTTGCAATGCATGAATGTGTTTTTTCCGGTGACTGGCAGAAAGAGAAGGGCGTTAAAACACTTGATATTGCAAAAAGACTGCTTGATTACGGAATCCATGCGCCTACAGTTTATTTCCCGTTGATTGTTCACGAAGCACTCATGATAGAACCTACGGAAACAGAGTCAAAAGAAAGCCTGGACGCATTTATTGATGCAATGATCCGAATTGCAAAAGAAGCTGAAGAAAATCCCGAAATTGTGACAAGTGCTCCTAAAACAACACCTGTCTCAAGGCTTGATGAAGGCCTTGCAGCGAGAAATCTTAATATAAAATATGAGTTTGGAGATTGA
- a CDS encoding diguanylate cyclase, whose product MINNPENVNLAQNSNESNDIKDIILVVEDESNNRFLLQTYLSADGYTVELARSGEEAIEKVESVNVSVIILDVMLPGMDGFETCRQLKKRKNANFIPIILVTALRGNQERIKGTEAGADDFISKPVNRIELLTRIKSLLRIKRLQETLEAKIKELETVKAKLRKLAITDGLTRLFNYRAFRKQLMLEISRSKRFKLPLSLIIMDIDNFKNYNDLFGHPRGDRVLKIFAKLISENIRDLDFLARYGGEEFALILPGTGKKDAGVVAEKIRHLIEDAPFPEENKLPGKCLTVSLGVATFPKDTDNENEFIRFADEALYKAKINGRNKWVSYTK is encoded by the coding sequence TTGATAAACAATCCCGAAAATGTAAATTTGGCACAAAACAGTAACGAGAGTAATGATATAAAAGACATTATTCTTGTTGTTGAGGATGAGAGCAATAACAGATTCCTACTTCAGACTTATCTTTCTGCTGATGGCTATACTGTTGAACTTGCAAGAAGCGGAGAAGAGGCAATTGAAAAAGTGGAATCTGTTAACGTCAGTGTTATTATTCTTGATGTGATGCTGCCTGGCATGGATGGTTTTGAAACATGCAGGCAGCTTAAAAAAAGGAAAAACGCTAATTTTATCCCGATAATTCTTGTAACAGCATTAAGGGGGAATCAGGAACGGATTAAGGGTACTGAAGCAGGTGCTGACGATTTTATCAGCAAGCCCGTAAACAGGATAGAGCTTTTGACAAGAATTAAATCTCTTCTGAGGATTAAACGGCTGCAGGAGACTCTTGAAGCAAAAATTAAAGAGTTGGAAACAGTAAAAGCTAAGCTCAGGAAACTTGCAATAACAGACGGATTAACCCGTTTATTTAATTACAGAGCATTCAGAAAACAACTTATGTTGGAGATATCAAGATCAAAAAGATTCAAACTCCCGCTCTCTTTGATTATTATGGATATTGATAACTTTAAGAATTACAACGATCTTTTCGGACATCCGAGAGGAGACAGGGTCTTGAAAATATTCGCAAAATTAATTTCCGAAAACATTAGAGACCTTGATTTTCTTGCGAGATACGGCGGTGAAGAGTTCGCCCTGATACTGCCGGGAACAGGTAAAAAAGATGCAGGTGTAGTTGCAGAAAAAATCAGGCATCTTATTGAAGATGCCCCTTTCCCGGAAGAAAACAAGCTGCCTGGAAAATGTCTCACAGTAAGCCTGGGAGTCGCTACATTCCCAAAAGACACTGATAATGAAAATGAATTTATCAGATTTGCTGATGAAGCTCTTTACAAAGCAAAAATTAACGGAAGGAATAAGTGGGTTTCCTATACTAAATAA
- a CDS encoding PAS domain S-box protein: protein MTLKVSKEKKKLLFTRATFFKTLVFFSIFTLILLFFLHRQPELLNAQKNIKGAYADSSAIPVIQSLEKFILFENIKRLEEFGKSAEKSKLSDKYLEKFLLRYDNIISITAWQSNVQWPVRYVKPDFWKRNDVSNLTESEKQKLFKFIFVKHYGIENNSTKWYIGETWKNKNIILISIGYIYTKGKTIKVAEIKVEPYFKNLISGLFGKKCKVYILDKSENCIFSSGKKYNSKILTSPDFKKILLPQIGWTVISGNKNSGVAFTEELKSYFRIISVLALIFLFSTILSIFIDKPLLFISEKVTSVARGDFTTVIPPQSNSHADKIGRIFNYMAGEMERVKKINLGHIINEKNKTDAIIEHIADGVIVTNLADRIIRVNHLAESWFGLDDKKDNNRLIDDVIKDKKLKNLLKDIKEGSPHGVCEFVFEPESQTAKRIFQAHSSRVTDDENKLVNIVTVIRDITRIKEADRVKNELVSMVAHELKSPLSSIYGFSELLMDSKIQDPQAAEYIKVILSEATRLTDLINRFLDISRLESGRTQINILPFKVKTVIVKAIDTFKNQLSKKKISVAVDIEKNLPYAIGDQDMIEQVLVNLLSNAIKYSPEKSKIGIEVKSDSQNISLSVIDNGFGIPNESIGRIFDKFYRVSDMETDNAQEGTGLGLALCQEIVNKHGGTITVKSKLGVGSVFNFRIPAEEK, encoded by the coding sequence ATGACTTTAAAAGTGAGTAAAGAGAAAAAAAAATTACTGTTTACGAGGGCCACTTTTTTTAAAACCCTCGTCTTTTTTAGCATTTTTACTTTAATCCTGCTGTTTTTTTTACATCGCCAGCCGGAATTGTTAAATGCACAAAAAAATATTAAAGGTGCTTATGCTGACAGTTCCGCAATTCCTGTTATACAAAGCCTTGAAAAGTTCATTCTATTTGAAAATATTAAAAGGCTTGAAGAATTTGGGAAATCCGCAGAAAAAAGCAAGCTTTCTGATAAGTATCTGGAAAAATTTTTATTAAGATATGACAACATCATAAGCATCACAGCCTGGCAATCAAATGTACAATGGCCTGTTCGATACGTAAAACCTGATTTCTGGAAACGAAATGATGTCTCAAACCTTACTGAATCTGAAAAGCAAAAGTTGTTTAAATTTATTTTTGTAAAACATTATGGAATAGAGAATAATAGTACTAAATGGTATATCGGAGAAACATGGAAAAATAAAAATATCATTCTGATAAGCATTGGTTATATTTATACAAAAGGCAAAACAATTAAAGTAGCTGAAATAAAGGTCGAACCTTATTTCAAAAACCTTATTTCCGGACTTTTCGGGAAAAAATGTAAGGTATACATATTAGATAAATCAGAAAATTGTATTTTTTCCTCAGGCAAAAAATACAATTCCAAAATTTTAACAAGCCCTGATTTCAAGAAAATATTACTCCCGCAAATTGGCTGGACTGTTATTTCTGGAAATAAAAATTCAGGCGTTGCTTTTACAGAGGAATTAAAATCCTATTTTAGAATAATCTCTGTTTTGGCATTAATTTTTTTATTCAGCACCATTCTGTCAATTTTCATTGACAAGCCATTGCTCTTTATTTCGGAAAAAGTTACTTCTGTTGCAAGAGGGGATTTTACAACTGTTATTCCTCCTCAGTCAAATTCTCATGCTGATAAAATCGGCCGTATTTTTAACTACATGGCTGGTGAAATGGAGCGTGTTAAAAAAATAAATCTTGGCCATATTATTAACGAAAAAAACAAAACCGATGCAATAATCGAACATATAGCAGACGGTGTAATAGTTACAAATCTTGCGGATAGAATAATTAGAGTGAATCATCTTGCAGAAAGCTGGTTCGGCCTTGATGATAAAAAAGACAATAATCGTTTGATTGACGACGTAATAAAAGACAAAAAACTTAAAAATCTTTTAAAAGACATAAAAGAAGGCTCGCCTCATGGTGTTTGTGAATTTGTATTTGAACCTGAATCACAAACAGCTAAACGTATTTTCCAGGCTCATTCGTCAAGAGTAACAGATGATGAAAATAAACTCGTTAATATTGTAACAGTAATAAGAGATATAACACGCATTAAAGAAGCAGACAGAGTCAAAAATGAACTTGTATCAATGGTAGCACATGAATTAAAATCACCGCTTTCTTCAATATATGGTTTTAGTGAACTGCTCATGGATTCAAAAATCCAGGATCCTCAGGCGGCTGAATATATAAAGGTGATTCTGTCGGAAGCCACGCGGCTTACTGACCTTATTAACAGGTTCCTTGATATCTCCAGGCTGGAATCAGGCAGGACTCAAATCAATATTTTACCATTTAAAGTAAAAACAGTTATTGTTAAAGCTATTGATACTTTTAAAAATCAACTTTCCAAAAAGAAAATCAGCGTTGCAGTGGATATTGAAAAAAATCTTCCGTACGCAATAGGTGATCAGGATATGATAGAGCAGGTACTTGTAAATCTATTAAGCAATGCTATTAAATACAGTCCTGAAAAATCAAAAATTGGCATTGAAGTCAAGTCAGATAGTCAAAATATATCTTTAAGTGTAATTGATAACGGGTTCGGTATTCCAAATGAATCCATAGGCCGTATTTTTGACAAATTTTACAGAGTTTCTGACATGGAGACGGATAATGCGCAGGAGGGTACAGGGCTCGGCCTTGCTCTTTGTCAGGAAATAGTAAATAAACACGGAGGCACTATAACAGTCAAAAGTAAACTTGGCGTTGGCTCGGTATTTAATTTTAGAATACCTGCTGAAGAAAAATAA